Sequence from the Panicum virgatum strain AP13 chromosome 5N, P.virgatum_v5, whole genome shotgun sequence genome:
CACTAACTACTACTTTGACCACTTTGAGGTTGTTGCTATCAAGTTCAGGTCCTTCATCACATTGGGGAGTACCCCATCTTCCCACTGCCTAGCAAGCACCTTTCTTGTGTACCTCTTCTCCATTATAAGCTCTCTGATTCTGTCAACTAACTCATGCACTAGCAAACCTTTGAACTTCTTTATCTGAGCATTGAAGCTCTCtaagacattatttgtcaagaaaTCACACTTTGAGCTTTCGGAGAAGGCACATCTGTACCAGATCCTACTATGGTGGTGATCTAGGTAATCTATTGTGTTAGGATCAAACTCAAATATCTTCTTCATGTGCCATTCAAATATGCCTTTTGTGTAGCTTCTAGCTGCAGGGTACAAATGATCAGTGATCACCTCACCAGAAAAGTGCTTCATGAAGTTCTGATAGAGATGCCTCATGCATTCTCTATTCTCAGCTTGTGGGAACACAGCACCCACTGCTGTCTCTAGTCCTTTACATGCATCTGTGCATATGACCAAGTTTGGAACATCTCCAATGACTTTGCACAGATGCTCCATAAACCACTTCCAATTGTCTTCTGTTTCTGAGTCAAAGATTGCATAGGCTATGTGATAGAGCCAATTGTGTCCATCTACACCTGTTGCTGAAGCTAACTGGCCTCTGTACTTGCCATTTAAACTGGATGCATCTACACCAACAAAAGATCTGCACCCAGCTTTGAATCCATCTATACAAGGCCTAAGAGCTACAAAAATCCTCATGAACCTGTGTTTCTCACCAATCTTGTCTAGCTCTATCTGTACTAAGCTACCAGGTGAGACTTTTTCAATATGAGCAGCCCAATTGAACAAAAGCTGAAAACTTTCCTCATATTTACCATGGATCTGCTCCAATGCTACTTTCATACCTGACCAGGCCTTGGAGTATTTCAACTTGATGCCATAGTCAATCTCCAACTTCTCCTTGCAGTCAGATGCACCTTTGGTTTGATTCTTCTTCAGCCAGTCTGCCAACCTGTCTGCACACCAACCTTGAGTTGCCATCTTGCCTTCTCTAAGTTTTGTTGTAGCACAGTTGTGTTCATCGACTAGTGTTTTGATCTACAAAAATATAGCAATGGGTTACATTCTGAATGGAGCATTGCATAAAGACGGAAAACAACTGAAATAAACATTATTGACATAATTACCTCTATTGTCTTGTCATCCCAAATCCTAGAAGCATGTATACGCCAAGGACACCCCTCTCCTTTGCACTGGGCAATGAACCTtgtcttgtcagttttgagCTTAGCAAACTCAAAGCCTTTCTTCACTGCAAAATGTCTAATTGCCTTCCTGAATGTAATAGTATCAGGATATTGCGCTCCCTTGATGATCTTGGGGTTCTC
This genomic interval carries:
- the LOC120674750 gene encoding uncharacterized protein LOC120674750, which encodes MYMPVPDTQNTNNAGPANNNGGGAAGGANNAAGGCGSNNAAAEGGFSLEAEVDDADPLEVHVIHDPENPKIIKGAQYPDTITFRKAIRHFAVKKGFEFAKLKTDKTRFIAQCKGEGCPWRIHASRIWDDKTIEIKTLVDEHNCATTKLREGKMATQGWCADRLADWLKKNQTKGASDCKEKLEIDYGIKLKYSKAWSGMKVALEQIHGKYEESFQLLFNWAAHIEKVSPGSLVQIELDKIGEKHRFMRIFVALRPCIDGFKAGCRSFVGVDASSLNGKYRGQLASATGVDGHNWLYHIAYAIFDSETEDNWKWFMEHLCKVIGDVPNLVICTDACKGLETAVGAVFPQAENRECMRHLYQNFMKHFSGEVITDHLYPAARSYTKGIFEWHMKKIFEFDPNTIDYLDHHHSRIWYRCAFSESSKCDFLTNNVLESFNAQIKKFKGPELDSNNLKVVKVVVSDVDIAEVTILDDWNNQKRHTVDIHNHKCSCREWQVTGKPCKHALAWILSNRVLKIEDYVHEYYSVAKFKAAYEDIIEHLPDRSQWPQVQLGFNVYPPLLGRGAGRLKVQRIRDFLEKRAAKKKVGCKRCRDFGHFEKTCKLPEVGEDGQTAAPKKKSKKRKEHPTDEAGPSQPKKKKSYCHVTFSHIAVSLSVT